The following are encoded in a window of Syngnathus scovelli strain Florida chromosome 4, RoL_Ssco_1.2, whole genome shotgun sequence genomic DNA:
- the LOC125967199 gene encoding FERM domain-containing protein 5 isoform X1 — MLSRLMSSSIRSLDRECNCTVRLLDDSEYTCTIQRDAKGQYLFDLICHHLNLLEKDYFGIRYVDPDKQRHWLEFSKSIAKQMKSQPPFTMCLRVKFYPPDPAALREEITRYLVFLQVKRDLYHGRLLCKTSDAALLAAYILQAEIGDYDPGKHPEGYSSKFQFFPKHSEKLERRIADIHKTELIGQSPETSELNFLQKAQMLETYGVDPHPCKDVSGNPAFLAFTPFGFTVLQGNRRIHILTWDEVTKLKFEAKTFHIYANQTEDQKIILTYFAPTPEACKHLWKCGVENQAFYKLEKSSQVRTVSSSNLFFKGSRFRYSGKVAKEVMEQSAKIKRDPPEIHRAGMVPSRSCPSITHGPRLTSVPRTRRRAVHISIMEGLESLRDSAHSTPVRSLSHGDSFLPSHGHTVDGREASASAVISDETYSPSDSVLPTPVAERGMEMHLNGTTYSADEKDDGSSQGATDKRAGRKAPRVLKSRPSPPSDVEELHKFILSVLRLFLVTIGLLFALLLLLIMLTESDLDIAFLRDIRTTPEFQQFHFEYFCPLRRWFACKLRWMGGLLISK; from the exons CGGGATGCAAAGGGGCAGTACCTGTTTGACCTCATTTGCCACCACCTCAACCTGCTGGAGAAAGACTACTTCGGCATCAGATATGTGGACCCCGACAAGCAGAGG CACTGGTTGGAGTTTTCAAAGTCCATTGCCAAACAAATGAAAT CTCAACCTCCTTTCACTATGTGCTTGCGTGTCAAGTTCTACCCGCCTGACCCTGCCGCCCTTCGGGAGGAAATCACCAG ATATCTGGTCTTCCTGCAGGTGAAGAGGGACCTCTACCATGGCCGCCTGCTGTGCAAGACCTCGGACGCCGCTCTTTTGGCTGCCTATATCTTACAAG CTGAAATTGGTGACTATGACCCTGGAAAACATCCGGAAGGTTACAGCTCCAAGTTTCAGTTCTTCCCCAAACACTCTGAGAAGTTAGAAAGGCGGATTGCCGACATCCACAAGACAGAGCTGAT AGGTCAAAGTCCTGAAACGTCAGAGCTCAACTTCCTCCAAAAGGCTCAGATGTTGGAGACCTATGGCGTGGACCCGCATCCATGCAAG GATGTATCTGGGAATCCAGCATTCCTGGCCTTCACTCCCTTTGGATTCACTGTTCTGCAAGGGAACAGGAGGATTCATATCCTTACCTG ggatgaggtgaccaagctGAAGTTTGAAGCCAAGACATTCCATATTTATGCAAATCAAACCGAG GATCAGAAGATCATACTGACTTACTTTGCGCCCACACCTGAGGCTTGTAAGCACCTATGGAAGTGTGGCGTGGAGAATCAAGCCTTCTACAA GTTAGAGAAGTCCAGTCAAGTGCGCACAGTGTCCAGTAGCAATCTCTTCTTCAAGGGTAGTCGATTTAGATACAG TGGAAAAGTTGCAAAGGAGGTGATGGAACAAAGTGCCAAAATTAAAAGGGACCCGCCTGAAATCCACAG GGCGGGCATGGTGCCAAGCAGGAGTTGTCCATCCATCACGCACGGCCCACGTTTGACGAGCGTGCCCAGGACACGACGGAGAGCGGTGCACATCTCCATCatggagg GTCTGGAGTCCCTCCGTGACAGCGCACATTCCACGCCGGTGCGTTCCCTCTCCCACGGTGACTCCTTCCTGCCCTCCCACGGCCACACGGTGGACGGCCGAGAGGCGAGCGCATCGGCGGTCATCTCCGACGAGACCTACAGCCCCTCGGACAGCGTCCTGCCTACACCCGTGGCCGAACGCGGGATGGAAATGCACCTTAACGGCACCACCTACAGCGCCGACGAGAAAGACGACGGCTCATCGCAAGGAGCGACGGACAAAAGAGCCGGGAGAAAAGCTCCGCGGGTGCTTAAAAGCCGACCGTCCCCTCCTAGTGACGTGGAGGAGCTGCACAAGTTCATCCTGAGTGTTCTGCGCCTTTTCCTGGTGACCATCGGACTGCTCTTCGCTCTTCTGTTGCTCCTCATCATGCTGACAGAGTCTGACCTGGACATCGCCTTCCTGAGAGACATCCGCACGACACCTGAATTCCAGCAGTTTCACTTTGAGTACTTTTGCCCGTTGAGGCGCTGGTTCGCCTGTAAGCTCAGATGGATGGGAGGGCTCCTCATCAGCAAGTAA
- the LOC125967199 gene encoding FERM domain-containing protein 5 isoform X2 — translation MKSQPPFTMCLRVKFYPPDPAALREEITRYLVFLQVKRDLYHGRLLCKTSDAALLAAYILQAEIGDYDPGKHPEGYSSKFQFFPKHSEKLERRIADIHKTELIGQSPETSELNFLQKAQMLETYGVDPHPCKDVSGNPAFLAFTPFGFTVLQGNRRIHILTWDEVTKLKFEAKTFHIYANQTEDQKIILTYFAPTPEACKHLWKCGVENQAFYKLEKSSQVRTVSSSNLFFKGSRFRYSGKVAKEVMEQSAKIKRDPPEIHRAGMVPSRSCPSITHGPRLTSVPRTRRRAVHISIMEGLESLRDSAHSTPVRSLSHGDSFLPSHGHTVDGREASASAVISDETYSPSDSVLPTPVAERGMEMHLNGTTYSADEKDDGSSQGATDKRAGRKAPRVLKSRPSPPSDVEELHKFILSVLRLFLVTIGLLFALLLLLIMLTESDLDIAFLRDIRTTPEFQQFHFEYFCPLRRWFACKLRWMGGLLISK, via the exons ATGAAAT CTCAACCTCCTTTCACTATGTGCTTGCGTGTCAAGTTCTACCCGCCTGACCCTGCCGCCCTTCGGGAGGAAATCACCAG ATATCTGGTCTTCCTGCAGGTGAAGAGGGACCTCTACCATGGCCGCCTGCTGTGCAAGACCTCGGACGCCGCTCTTTTGGCTGCCTATATCTTACAAG CTGAAATTGGTGACTATGACCCTGGAAAACATCCGGAAGGTTACAGCTCCAAGTTTCAGTTCTTCCCCAAACACTCTGAGAAGTTAGAAAGGCGGATTGCCGACATCCACAAGACAGAGCTGAT AGGTCAAAGTCCTGAAACGTCAGAGCTCAACTTCCTCCAAAAGGCTCAGATGTTGGAGACCTATGGCGTGGACCCGCATCCATGCAAG GATGTATCTGGGAATCCAGCATTCCTGGCCTTCACTCCCTTTGGATTCACTGTTCTGCAAGGGAACAGGAGGATTCATATCCTTACCTG ggatgaggtgaccaagctGAAGTTTGAAGCCAAGACATTCCATATTTATGCAAATCAAACCGAG GATCAGAAGATCATACTGACTTACTTTGCGCCCACACCTGAGGCTTGTAAGCACCTATGGAAGTGTGGCGTGGAGAATCAAGCCTTCTACAA GTTAGAGAAGTCCAGTCAAGTGCGCACAGTGTCCAGTAGCAATCTCTTCTTCAAGGGTAGTCGATTTAGATACAG TGGAAAAGTTGCAAAGGAGGTGATGGAACAAAGTGCCAAAATTAAAAGGGACCCGCCTGAAATCCACAG GGCGGGCATGGTGCCAAGCAGGAGTTGTCCATCCATCACGCACGGCCCACGTTTGACGAGCGTGCCCAGGACACGACGGAGAGCGGTGCACATCTCCATCatggagg GTCTGGAGTCCCTCCGTGACAGCGCACATTCCACGCCGGTGCGTTCCCTCTCCCACGGTGACTCCTTCCTGCCCTCCCACGGCCACACGGTGGACGGCCGAGAGGCGAGCGCATCGGCGGTCATCTCCGACGAGACCTACAGCCCCTCGGACAGCGTCCTGCCTACACCCGTGGCCGAACGCGGGATGGAAATGCACCTTAACGGCACCACCTACAGCGCCGACGAGAAAGACGACGGCTCATCGCAAGGAGCGACGGACAAAAGAGCCGGGAGAAAAGCTCCGCGGGTGCTTAAAAGCCGACCGTCCCCTCCTAGTGACGTGGAGGAGCTGCACAAGTTCATCCTGAGTGTTCTGCGCCTTTTCCTGGTGACCATCGGACTGCTCTTCGCTCTTCTGTTGCTCCTCATCATGCTGACAGAGTCTGACCTGGACATCGCCTTCCTGAGAGACATCCGCACGACACCTGAATTCCAGCAGTTTCACTTTGAGTACTTTTGCCCGTTGAGGCGCTGGTTCGCCTGTAAGCTCAGATGGATGGGAGGGCTCCTCATCAGCAAGTAA